In Osmerus mordax isolate fOsmMor3 chromosome 23, fOsmMor3.pri, whole genome shotgun sequence, one DNA window encodes the following:
- the LOC136967544 gene encoding oxysterol-binding protein 1-like isoform X2 — protein sequence MSEPKTPTPTPAGDTYKGWVFKWTNYIKGYQRRWFVLSNGLLSYYRTQAEMGHTCRGTINLATATIAVDDACNFVISNGGAQTYHLKASCEVERQRWITALELAKAKAARMQAESDDSGDDFSPSSGSAPPGQSGGAQSSEVQSTLRTLGSKVEDLSTCNDLISKHGSALQRSLSELDSLRLTGEAGDKIRQVTERATLFRITSNAMINACRDFLALAQGHSKRWQKALQVERDQRVRLEETLEQLAKQHNNLERAFRGASQVNTSTDSKGSVSGKGEGSDEDDDNEFFDAMEEAPEFITVPADPHFHKRSSSNVSGFNSEMCSDDQSLDEQPLAINQESQELEPVRKRRTRIPDKPNYSLNLWSIMKNCIGKELSKIPMPVNFNEPISMLQRLSEDLEYHELLDKAAKCQSSLEQLCYVAAFSVSSYSTTVHRTGKPFNPLLGETYELDRRRESGYCSLCEQVSHHPPAAAHHVISDRGWILRQEIAVASKFRGKYLSIMPLGTIHAIFEKGNNHYTWKKVTTTVHNIIVGKLWIDQSGEIDVVNHTTGDRCHLKFAPYSYFSRDVARKVTGVVTDKDGKAHYVLSGTWDEKLEFSRVMQSSKGGENGTEGKQKTVYQTLKARELWKKNTLPEAAETMYFFTSLALTLNEMEESVAPTDSRRRPDQRLMEAGRWEEANAEKQRLEEKQRGVRREREREAASQRTASQSEEGTHQDNYKALWFEHCEDPTTGEPTHIYKGGYWEAKEGSSWDDCPQIY from the exons ATGTCGGAGCCGAAGACCCCCACTCCAACCCCTGCTGGTGACACATACAAAGGCTGGGTGTTTAAATGGACTAATTACATCAAGGGATACCAGCGGCGGTGGTTTGTCCTGAGCAATGGCTTGTTGTCGTACTACAG GACCCAAGCGGAGATGGGCCACACGTGTCGGGGCACCATCAACCTGGCCACGGCAACCATTGCCGTGGACGACGCCTGCAACTTCGTAATCTCCAACGGCGGGGCGCAGACGTACCACCTGAAGGCGAGCTGCGAGGTGGAGCGCCAGCGCTGGATCACCGCCCTGGAGCTGGCCAAGGCCAAGGCTGCACGCATGCAGGCCGAGTCTG atGACTCGGGGGATGACTTCTCCCCGTCCTCCGGCTCGGCACCGCCGGGGCAGAGCGGGGGGGCGCAGAGCTCCGAGGTCCAGTCCACGCTCCGGACACTGGGCAGCAAGGTGGAAGATCTGAGCACGTGCAACGACCTCATCTCCAAACACGGCTCCGCCCTCCAGAG GTCTCTGTCTGAGCTGGACAGCTTGCGTCTGACAGGCGAGGCCGGGGATAAGATCCGCCAGGTGACCGAGAGAGCCACGCTGTTCCGCATCACCTCCAACGCCATGATCAAC GCGTGCCGAGACTTCCTGGCCCTGGCTCAGGGCCACAGCAAGCGCTGGCAGAAGGCTctgcaggtggagagggaccagagggtgaggctggaggagacccTGGAGCAGCTGGCCAAGCAGCACAACAACCTGGAGAGAGCCTTCCGGGGAGCCTCGCAGGTCAACACCTCCACGGACAGCAAGG GTTCGGTCTCaggcaagggagaggggagcgatGAGGACGATGACAATGAGTTTTTCGACGCCATGGAGGAGGCTCCAGAGTTTATCACCGTGCCTGCAGATCCTCATTTCCACAA GAGGTCGAGTAGTAACGTCAGTGGCTTCAACAGTGAAATGTGCTCTGATGATCAGTCT CTTGACGAGCAGCCGCTGGCGATCAATCAAGAGTCTCAGGAGCTTGAGCCAGTGAGGAAAAGGCGGACCCGAATCCCCGACAAGCCCAACTACTCTCTGAACCTGTGGAGCATCATGAAGAACTGCATCGGCAAGGAGCTGTCCAAGATCCCCATGCCT GTGAACTTCAACGAGCCCATCTCCATGCTCCAGCGCCTGTCCGAGGACCTGGAGTACCACGAGCTGCTGGACAAGGCGGCCAAGTGCCAGAGCTCCCTGGAGCAGCTGTGCTACGTGGCGGCCTTCTCCGTGTCCTCCTACTCCACCACGGTGCACCGCACCGGCAAGCCCTTCAACCCCCTGCTGGGGGAGACGTACGAGCTGGACCGCCGGAGAGAGAGCGGCTACTGCTCGCTGTGTGagcaggtgag TCATCATCCCCCGGCGGCGGCGCATCATGTGATCTCGGACCGAGGCTGGATCCTGAGGCAGGAGATCGCTGTCGCCAGCAAGTTCAGGGGCAAATACCTGTCAATCATGCCGTtag GAACCATCCATGCCATCTTTGAGAAGGGCAATAATCACTACACCTGGAAAAAAGTGACCACCACGGTCCACAACATCATAGTGGGCAAACTGTGGATCGACCAG TCAGGAGAGATAGACGTGGTGAACCACACCACAGGGGACCGCTGCCACCTCAAGTTCGCCCCTTACAGCTACTTCTCCAGAGACGTGGCCAGAAAG GTGACTGGTGTGGTGACGGACAAGGATGGCAAGGCCCACTATGTGCTGTCGGGGACCTGGGATGAGAAGTTGGAGTTCTCCAGGGTGATGCAGAGCagcaagggaggagagaacgGCACAGAAGGCAAACAGAAGACAGTCTACCAGACCCTCAAAGCCAGGGAACTGTGGAAGAAGAACACATTGCC TGAGGCGGCGGAGACCATGTACTTCTTCACCTCTCTGGCGTTGACCCTGAACGAGATGGAGGAGAGCGTGGCCCCTACCGACAGCCGCCGCCGCCCCGACCAGCGGCTGATGGAGGCGGGGCGGTGGGAAGAGGCCAACGCCGAGAAGCAGCGGCTGGAGGAGAAGCAGCGCGGCGTCCGCCGGGAGAGGGAGCGCGAGGCGGCCAGCCAGCGCACCGCCAGCCAATCGGAAGAGG GCACTCACCAGGACAACTACAAGGCCTTGTGGTTCGAGCACTGTGAAGACCCCACCACCGGTGAACCCACACACATCTATAAGGGAGGCTACTGGGAGGCCAAGGAGGGCAGCAGCTGGGATGACTGCCCCCAGATCTACTGA
- the LOC136967772 gene encoding N-acyl-aromatic-L-amino acid amidohydrolase (carboxylate-forming) B-like, which translates to MEAKVVYLPKLSRVAVCGGTHGNELSGVYLVRERLKTRKKVEEDELVSVMTVMSNPRAVQQGRRYTETDLNRCFTHATLSSSTSDKTPYEIVRSRELNSQLGPKGSSKAVDLICDLHNTTANMGLCLISYSDCDWICLHIFRYLQRSMPDTPVRYIHFDLPISEAYSLDSVGKHGFAIEIGPQPHGVVRSNIYTMMQQGVQHMLDWVHLFNSGTQFEGGAVDLYTMVKNVDYPRDRETHNIIAAVHPQLQDRDFCLLHPNEPLFQTFSGETMMYKGPEPFYPFFINECAYYEKGIALSLARRRNVEIPSIQLERK; encoded by the exons ATGGAGGCGAAGGTGGTGTATTTGCCGAAACTTTCCCGCGTCGCCGTGTGCGGTGGTACCCATGGAAACGAGCTGTCAGGGGTGTacctggtgagagagagactgaaaacgAGGAAGAAGGTGGAAGAGGACGAGCTGGTGTCCGTCATGACGGTGATGTCCAATCCTCGCGCCGTCCAGCAGGGTCGGAGGTACACGGAGACCGACCTGAACCGCTGCTTCACGCACGCCACCCTCAG TTCCTCAACATCTGACAAAACTCCTTATGAAATAGTGCGGTCCCGAGAGCTTAACTCTCAGCTGGGCCCTAAAGGGAGTTCTAAGGCAGTGGATCTGATATGCGACCTCCACAACACCACTGCTAACATGGGCTTGTGCCTCATCTCCTACTCAGACTGTGACTGGATCTGTTTGCACATCTTCAGATACCTGCAG AGGTCGATGCCTGACACACCTGTGAGGTACATTCACTTTGACCTCCCGATCAGTGAGGCATATTCTCTTGACTCCGTAGGCAAACATGGCTTTG CAATTGAGATTGGGCCTCAGCCGCACGGTGTTGTAAGGTCCAACATCTACACCATGATGCAACAAGGGGTCCAGCACATGCTAGACTGGGTCCACCTCTTTAACTCAG GAACGCAATTTGAGGGAGGAGCAGTGGATTTGTACACCATGGTGAAGAACGTTGACTACCCCAGAGACCGAGAGACCCATAACATCATCGCTGCGGTTCATCCCCAACTCCAG GATCGTGACTtctgcctcctccaccccaacGAGCCCCTGTTTCAGACCTTCTCAGGAGAGACCATGATGTACAAGGGGCCTGAGCCTTTCTATCCGTTCTTCATCAACGAGTGTGCTTATTACGAGAAGGGCATTGCACTCTCCCTGGCACGGAGAAGGAATGTGGAAATACCCTCCATTCAgttagagagaaaatga
- the LOC136967607 gene encoding claudin domain-containing protein 1-like yields the protein MVDNRYATALVIGCVLSILATVYLSVAVGTQHWYQYTSPTVRGEANVSELRSLHEEFMDGEFDEKTYSDTVFRLNGTMGLWWRCVLVPAHTHWYKEPDAKMEMECVSFTLPQQFIPKYKEPGNHNSGEDMLRTYLWRCQFLLPLVSLGLVVLAGLIGFCACLCQSLAPTLGIGVLHLLAGLCTLATVCCYLAGMDLLHRVSVLPDKVDGALGWSLYLALISSPLHMMAAALLVWAARSHSQNYYRMTAYRVA from the exons ATGGTTGACAACCGTTACGCCACGGCGTTGGTCATTGGCTGTGTCCTTAGCATACTGGCCACTGTATACCTGTCAGTGGCGGTGGGGACGCAACACTGGTACCAGTACACCAGTCCTACGGTGCGCGGGGAGGCTAACGTTTCCGAACTGCGCTCTCTGCATGAGGAGTTTATGGACGGGGAATTCGACGAGAAAACCTACAGCGACACTGTTTTTCGTCTCAACGGGACCATGGGCCTTTGGTGGCGGTGTGTGCTGGTACCAGCGCACACCCACTGGTACAAAGAACCAG ATGCGAAGATGGAAATGGAGTGTGTTAGCTTTACTTTGCCACAGCAGTTCATCCCCAAGTACAAAGAACCAGGGAATCACAACAGTGGGGAAGACATGTTGCGTACCT ACCTATGGAGGTGTCAGTTTCTCCTGCCACTGGTGTCCCTTGGTCTGGTTGTGCTGGCGGGCTTGATAGGTTTCTGTGCCTGCCTCTGTCAAAGCCTTGCTCCCACATTGGGCATAGGAGTACTCCACCTGTTGGCTG GGCTTTGTACACTAGCCACAGTATGCTGCTACCTGGCTGGCATGGACCTCCTTCACAGGGTGTCAGTGCTCCCCGACAAGGTGGATGGAGCTCTGGGCTGGTCCCTTTATCTGGCTCTCATCTCCTCACCACTGCACATGATGGCAGCAGCACTGCTGGTGTGGGCCGCACGCAGCCACAGCCAGAACTACTACCGCATGACAGCTTACAGGGTGGCTTAA
- the LOC136967544 gene encoding oxysterol-binding protein 1-like isoform X1, with amino-acid sequence MSEPKTPTPTPAGDTYKGWVFKWTNYIKGYQRRWFVLSNGLLSYYRTQAEMGHTCRGTINLATATIAVDDACNFVISNGGAQTYHLKASCEVERQRWITALELAKAKAARMQAESDDSGDDFSPSSGSAPPGQSGGAQSSEVQSTLRTLGSKVEDLSTCNDLISKHGSALQRSLSELDSLRLTGEAGDKIRQVTERATLFRITSNAMINACRDFLALAQGHSKRWQKALQVERDQRVRLEETLEQLAKQHNNLERAFRGASQVNTSTDSKGSVSGKGEGSDEDDDNEFFDAMEEAPEFITVPADPHFHKRSSSNVSGFNSEMCSDDQSLDEQPLAINQESQELEPVRKRRTRIPDKPNYSLNLWSIMKNCIGKELSKIPMPVNFNEPISMLQRLSEDLEYHELLDKAAKCQSSLEQLCYVAAFSVSSYSTTVHRTGKPFNPLLGETYELDRRRESGYCSLCEQVSHHPPAAAHHVISDRGWILRQEIAVASKFRGKYLSIMPLGTIHAIFEKGNNHYTWKKVTTTVHNIIVGKLWIDQSGEIDVVNHTTGDRCHLKFAPYSYFSRDVARKVTGVVTDKDGKAHYVLSGTWDEKLEFSRVMQSSKGGENGTEGKQKTVYQTLKARELWKKNTLPEAAETMYFFTSLALTLNEMEESVAPTDSRRRPDQRLMEAGRWEEANAEKQRLEEKQRGVRREREREAASQRTASQSEEAIDEDSFTDSSLKSTHQDNYKALWFEHCEDPTTGEPTHIYKGGYWEAKEGSSWDDCPQIY; translated from the exons ATGTCGGAGCCGAAGACCCCCACTCCAACCCCTGCTGGTGACACATACAAAGGCTGGGTGTTTAAATGGACTAATTACATCAAGGGATACCAGCGGCGGTGGTTTGTCCTGAGCAATGGCTTGTTGTCGTACTACAG GACCCAAGCGGAGATGGGCCACACGTGTCGGGGCACCATCAACCTGGCCACGGCAACCATTGCCGTGGACGACGCCTGCAACTTCGTAATCTCCAACGGCGGGGCGCAGACGTACCACCTGAAGGCGAGCTGCGAGGTGGAGCGCCAGCGCTGGATCACCGCCCTGGAGCTGGCCAAGGCCAAGGCTGCACGCATGCAGGCCGAGTCTG atGACTCGGGGGATGACTTCTCCCCGTCCTCCGGCTCGGCACCGCCGGGGCAGAGCGGGGGGGCGCAGAGCTCCGAGGTCCAGTCCACGCTCCGGACACTGGGCAGCAAGGTGGAAGATCTGAGCACGTGCAACGACCTCATCTCCAAACACGGCTCCGCCCTCCAGAG GTCTCTGTCTGAGCTGGACAGCTTGCGTCTGACAGGCGAGGCCGGGGATAAGATCCGCCAGGTGACCGAGAGAGCCACGCTGTTCCGCATCACCTCCAACGCCATGATCAAC GCGTGCCGAGACTTCCTGGCCCTGGCTCAGGGCCACAGCAAGCGCTGGCAGAAGGCTctgcaggtggagagggaccagagggtgaggctggaggagacccTGGAGCAGCTGGCCAAGCAGCACAACAACCTGGAGAGAGCCTTCCGGGGAGCCTCGCAGGTCAACACCTCCACGGACAGCAAGG GTTCGGTCTCaggcaagggagaggggagcgatGAGGACGATGACAATGAGTTTTTCGACGCCATGGAGGAGGCTCCAGAGTTTATCACCGTGCCTGCAGATCCTCATTTCCACAA GAGGTCGAGTAGTAACGTCAGTGGCTTCAACAGTGAAATGTGCTCTGATGATCAGTCT CTTGACGAGCAGCCGCTGGCGATCAATCAAGAGTCTCAGGAGCTTGAGCCAGTGAGGAAAAGGCGGACCCGAATCCCCGACAAGCCCAACTACTCTCTGAACCTGTGGAGCATCATGAAGAACTGCATCGGCAAGGAGCTGTCCAAGATCCCCATGCCT GTGAACTTCAACGAGCCCATCTCCATGCTCCAGCGCCTGTCCGAGGACCTGGAGTACCACGAGCTGCTGGACAAGGCGGCCAAGTGCCAGAGCTCCCTGGAGCAGCTGTGCTACGTGGCGGCCTTCTCCGTGTCCTCCTACTCCACCACGGTGCACCGCACCGGCAAGCCCTTCAACCCCCTGCTGGGGGAGACGTACGAGCTGGACCGCCGGAGAGAGAGCGGCTACTGCTCGCTGTGTGagcaggtgag TCATCATCCCCCGGCGGCGGCGCATCATGTGATCTCGGACCGAGGCTGGATCCTGAGGCAGGAGATCGCTGTCGCCAGCAAGTTCAGGGGCAAATACCTGTCAATCATGCCGTtag GAACCATCCATGCCATCTTTGAGAAGGGCAATAATCACTACACCTGGAAAAAAGTGACCACCACGGTCCACAACATCATAGTGGGCAAACTGTGGATCGACCAG TCAGGAGAGATAGACGTGGTGAACCACACCACAGGGGACCGCTGCCACCTCAAGTTCGCCCCTTACAGCTACTTCTCCAGAGACGTGGCCAGAAAG GTGACTGGTGTGGTGACGGACAAGGATGGCAAGGCCCACTATGTGCTGTCGGGGACCTGGGATGAGAAGTTGGAGTTCTCCAGGGTGATGCAGAGCagcaagggaggagagaacgGCACAGAAGGCAAACAGAAGACAGTCTACCAGACCCTCAAAGCCAGGGAACTGTGGAAGAAGAACACATTGCC TGAGGCGGCGGAGACCATGTACTTCTTCACCTCTCTGGCGTTGACCCTGAACGAGATGGAGGAGAGCGTGGCCCCTACCGACAGCCGCCGCCGCCCCGACCAGCGGCTGATGGAGGCGGGGCGGTGGGAAGAGGCCAACGCCGAGAAGCAGCGGCTGGAGGAGAAGCAGCGCGGCGTCCGCCGGGAGAGGGAGCGCGAGGCGGCCAGCCAGCGCACCGCCAGCCAATCGGAAGAGG CCATCGATGAGGACTCTTTTACTGACTCCTCTCTGAAAA GCACTCACCAGGACAACTACAAGGCCTTGTGGTTCGAGCACTGTGAAGACCCCACCACCGGTGAACCCACACACATCTATAAGGGAGGCTACTGGGAGGCCAAGGAGGGCAGCAGCTGGGATGACTGCCCCCAGATCTACTGA